A region from the Triticum aestivum cultivar Chinese Spring chromosome 3D, IWGSC CS RefSeq v2.1, whole genome shotgun sequence genome encodes:
- the LOC123076286 gene encoding Werner Syndrome-like exonuclease encodes MCQRKNLFDFSNFYFNHFFCRIVGQLYQRCPPDALSSRCTPFPIVNPVYPCRKKGEHFTLVVCAPEIGSSSSRTRRSSMGDTYVADVAFGEEVITTTVTSSGAAVEDWVEEVYSMYAGCPNQILVGLDVEWRPSYSRVQNPAALLQLCIDQRCLIFQLLHADYIPDALSVFLMDNQFWFVGVGVAADANRLAQDYDLQVRNLEDLRGVAAEEMGIPELRQAGLKDLAPQVLGVTMQKPRRITMGPWDACCLSDEQIHYACTDAYVSSQIGLELFTGNY; translated from the coding sequence ATGTGTCAAAGAAAAAACCTTTTTGATTTCTCAAATTTTTACTTCAATCATTTTTTTTGCCGTATAGTAGGCCAGCTATACCAGAGATGCCCACCCGACGCCCTATCCTCGCGGTGTACTCCCTTCCCTATCGTGAACCCAGTTTACCCTTGTCGAAAAAAAGGAGAACACTTTACCCTTGTCGTTTGCGCACCGGAGATTGGAAGTAGCAGCAGCCGGACGAGGCGATCCAGTATGGGGGACACGTATGTCGCCGACGTTGCCTTCGGGGAGGAGGTGATCACCACCACCGTGACGTCCTCCGGCGCGGCCGTGGAGGACTGGGTCGAGGAGGTGTACTCCATGTACGCCGGCTGCCCCAACCAAATCCTCGTGGGGCTCGACGTCGAGTGGCGTCCCAGCTACAGCCGCGTGCAGAACCCCGCCGCGCTCCTGCAGCTCTGCATTGACCagcgctgcctcatcttccagctcctccACGCCGACTACATCCCTGACGCCCTGTCGGTCTTCCTCATGGACAACCAGTTCTGGTTCGTCGGCGTCGGCGTGGCCGCGGACGCCAATCGCCTGGCCCAGGACTACGACCTGCAGGTGCGCAATCTGGAGGACCTGCGCGGCGTCGCGGCCGAGGAGATGGGCATCCCGGAGCTCCGCCAGGCCGGGCTGAAAGACCTGGCGCCCCAAGTCTTGGGGGTTACCATGCAGAAACCACGGCGGATAACGATGGGCCCGTGGGACGCCTGCTGCCTCTCCGACGAGCAGATCCACTACGCCTGCACCGACGCCTACGTCTCCTCGCAGATCGGATTGGAGCTGTTCACCGGAAACTACTAG